Part of the Propionimicrobium sp. PCR01-08-3 genome, ACGTACCAATGCGGAATCGTCGCCTTCGACTCGCTGAGCCTGCGCGCGATCGCCCGCCGCATACCGGTCAACGGGATGTCCTCATAGGCGCCGCCGGCGTCGGGCACAGGCTCGGACGAAACCTGCTCCGCGCGGCGCGGGGCCGCGCTCGCGGCAGCCGGCTCGGCAGCCGGCTCAGCCGCAGCCGAGGTGGCCGCCGACTCTGCTTCGGGCTCCGCCTTTCCAGCCGCGATGGCCGCTTCGACATCAGCACGGATCACTCGGCCGCGGGGTCCGCGTCCGGGAATCTGGGCGATGTCCAGGCCGTGCTCGGCGGCGATCCTGCGGGCCAACGGGGATGCGAAGATGCGCTCCCCCGGCTTGTGCGCGGATGTTTGTGCGGCTTCGGGAGGCGTGCCCGATACAGGTTGTGTAGCTGGGGCATCAGCCGCATCCAGTGGCGCGGCGGGTTCGTCCGCCTCGGGAGCAGACTGCACGCCCAGCGCGGCGTCAATGGCCGACGCGTCCTCGCCGTCTTTCAAGAGGACGGCGATGGGTGCTCCGACAGCGATCCGGTCGCCGGCCGAACCGATCAGGCGTCCGACCGTACCTACGGTCTCGGCCTCGACCTCGACATTGGCCTTGTCGGTCTCGATCTCGGCGAGTTCTTGGCCCTTGGTCACCTGGTCACCCTCAGTGACCAGCCAGGAGGTGAGGACGGCGTCCTCGGCGTCGGCCACGACGGCCGGCATCAAAACAACGGTTGCCATGAGTTATCGATCCTTCCCTCAGGCCTGGCCGAGATTGCGGCGGACCCGGGCGATGCCCTCTTCGATCTCCGGCTCGTAGGCCAAGGCCGCCCGCTCGAGTGCCTTCGAGATCGTCGGGGTCGACTGCGATCCAAAAACTCGCTGCACCGGCTGATCGAGGTAGTCGAAGAAGCGTTCGGTGATCTCGGTGGCGATCCGGCTGGTGTAGCCGGGGCCGGGCGAGCCCTGCTCGACGAGCAGCACATTGTTGGTTTTCTTGATCGACTCCCCGATCGTCGCCCAGTCCATCGACGCGGTGTCGAGCCAGCGCAGGTCGATAACCTCGGCGTCGATTCCGGTCGCCTCCACGGCGTCCAACGACATCTGCACCATGTTGAGGTAGGAGAGGATGGTGAGTTCGCTGCCCTCGCGGCGGATCTTTGCGGTGCCGGGCGGAATAATAAAGTCGAGATCCCCTTCGGGAATCTGGTCCATCTTCTCGTAGAGATCGACATGCTCGATCACCATCACCGGGTCTTCCAGCGCCAGTGCCGCGTTCATCAGGCCGATGTAGTCGAAGGCGTTCGAGGGGGCGACGATGCGCCAGCCGGGGTGGGCCGCGTAGACCCCGGCAGGATCCATCGAGTGCTGCGATCCATAGCCGGCGCCCATCGCGCACTTCGAGCGCAGCACCAGCGGCATGCCGTGCTCGCCGCCGAACATGTGCCGGGCCTTGCCGATCTGGTTGAAGACCTGGTCGGCGGCCACCCACATGAAGTCGGAGTACATGAACTCGACGACCGGACGATACCTGCCGTCCATCGCCATGCCGCCGGCCAGCCCGGCGAATCCGTTCTCGCTGATCGGGGTGCCCATGATGCGGTCGCCGAATTCTTGCTTCAAGCCGCGGGTGACGCCGTTGGTGCCGCCCTTCAGGTTGTGCACGTCTTCGCCCAAGGTGACGTAGCGGGAGTCGGTCTGCATCCGGCGTTCCATCACGTCTGCTGCGGCGTCCGCGAACTTTCGCTCGGTCCAGTTGGTGACCTGGTTGTCCTCAAGCGTCTTCCACGAGTTGAGCTCTGAGGCGTCGCCGCGAATGCCGTAGTCGACGAACGACGGGTCGGGCCACAGTTCAGGACGAATGCGCTTGGCCGGACGCTTCGATTCCGGATCGGCCTCGGTGAAGTCGTCCATCAGACCCATCATCACCGCATCGGTCTTCTCGACCATCTGGTCGAAGATCTCCTGGGTGAGGTGGCCGCGAGAGATCAGCTCACCGGCGACCCGCTGGATGGCGTCGCGCTGGCGCCACTGCTTCTCTTCGTCCTTGCTGCGGTAGCCGAAGGCGCTGCCGGGGAACGGGCCGTTCTGGTGGAAGTAGCGGTAGACCTCGGCTTCCACGACCACGGCGCCCTTGCCCTGGCGCATGTGCTCGGCCGCTTGCTGCATGGTGAGGTAAACGGCCAGCGGATCCATCCCGTCCACCCGCCACGCCGGCATCCCGAATCCGGACGCACGCGCCGACAGCCTGGGCTCGTTGGTCGCCTCGAAGACGTTGGTGGAGACCGCGTACATATTGTTCTCGATGAAGAAGCACAGTGGCAGAT contains:
- a CDS encoding pyruvate dehydrogenase complex dihydrolipoamide acetyltransferase; the protein is MATVVLMPAVVADAEDAVLTSWLVTEGDQVTKGQELAEIETDKANVEVEAETVGTVGRLIGSAGDRIAVGAPIAVLLKDGEDASAIDAALGVQSAPEADEPAAPLDAADAPATQPVSGTPPEAAQTSAHKPGERIFASPLARRIAAEHGLDIAQIPGRGPRGRVIRADVEAAIAAGKAEPEAESAATSAAAEPAAEPAAASAAPRRAEQVSSEPVPDAGGAYEDIPLTGMRRAIARRLSESKATIPHWYVTVDARLDALLTYRKQLNEASPVKISVNDLLVKAIASTLQAIPAANACWNGDSIRRYNTVDISVAVSTPAGLVTPVVRGVEKLGMSALAETTKDLIERARDGKLKQKEIEGGSFSISNLGMYGVRDFCAIINPPQSAILAVGAAEQRAVVTDGEAGVATVMSLTLSSDHRVIDGALAAEFMQALKARLENPVLLAL
- a CDS encoding alpha-ketoacid dehydrogenase subunit alpha/beta, giving the protein MSHEEVLVSSAPWKQISTSQEDWDAADPQLLRAMLVQMQIIRSFEEVVLKLAGEGALHGPAHSSIGQEGGAVGSIIGLRPSDGVNGTHRGHHQFLAKGLNYLKGTDFDPENPIDDEIHAFVKKTLAEILGLDQGFSHGRGGSMHLQWREAGNLGTNAIVGGGVPLANGSAFCQKYTQAEKPQEGGSDVTVTYFGDGASNIGSTLETMNLASAWHLPLCFFIENNMYAVSTNVFEATNEPRLSARASGFGMPAWRVDGMDPLAVYLTMQQAAEHMRQGKGAVVVEAEVYRYFHQNGPFPGSAFGYRSKDEEKQWRQRDAIQRVAGELISRGHLTQEIFDQMVEKTDAVMMGLMDDFTEADPESKRPAKRIRPELWPDPSFVDYGIRGDASELNSWKTLEDNQVTNWTERKFADAAADVMERRMQTDSRYVTLGEDVHNLKGGTNGVTRGLKQEFGDRIMGTPISENGFAGLAGGMAMDGRYRPVVEFMYSDFMWVAADQVFNQIGKARHMFGGEHGMPLVLRSKCAMGAGYGSQHSMDPAGVYAAHPGWRIVAPSNAFDYIGLMNAALALEDPVMVIEHVDLYEKMDQIPEGDLDFIIPPGTAKIRREGSELTILSYLNMVQMSLDAVEATGIDAEVIDLRWLDTASMDWATIGESIKKTNNVLLVEQGSPGPGYTSRIATEITERFFDYLDQPVQRVFGSQSTPTISKALERAALAYEPEIEEGIARVRRNLGQA